From one Melioribacteraceae bacterium genomic stretch:
- a CDS encoding HDIG domain-containing protein: MSEIMRNRDYCLSLLKEYTQSDSLLKHAYAVEACVKAYAAKFGEDVLYWSNVALLHDFDYEQFPTAEEHPFKGSEILKEKGFDEEFRRTILSHADYTGEPRDTLLKKVLFACDELAGFITAVTYVRPNKDINEVEVKSVKKKMKDKAFARAVSREDIIKGAEDLGVPLDEHIQFCINAMRSAKESLGL, translated from the coding sequence ATGTCAGAAATAATGCGAAATAGAGATTATTGTTTATCACTTCTAAAAGAATACACTCAAAGCGACAGTTTACTAAAGCATGCGTATGCAGTTGAAGCTTGCGTTAAAGCTTACGCGGCAAAATTTGGTGAGGATGTGCTGTATTGGAGTAATGTTGCCCTGCTTCATGATTTTGATTATGAGCAATTTCCGACTGCCGAGGAACATCCATTTAAAGGTTCAGAAATCTTAAAAGAAAAAGGATTCGACGAGGAATTTAGAAGAACAATTCTATCCCATGCCGATTATACCGGAGAACCGCGTGACACGCTTCTTAAAAAAGTTCTATTTGCATGCGATGAACTTGCCGGGTTTATAACTGCAGTTACATACGTTCGTCCGAATAAAGACATAAACGAAGTCGAAGTGAAATCCGTGAAAAAGAAAATGAAGGACAAAGCATTTGCAAGAGCAGTCAGTAGGGAAGATATTATAAAAGGTGCGGAGGATCTCGGTGTTCCGTTAGATGAGCATATACAATTTTGTATAAATGCAATGCGAAGTGCCAAAGAAAGTTTAGGTTTGTGA
- the nth gene encoding endonuclease III: MPDKKERALKIVELLKLEYPTPKPALEYKTPFQLLIATILSAQCTDERVNIVTKELFKKYKSPKDFVSADIDQLKKDIFSTGFYNQKAKSIVNCCNELIEKHNGEVPADFEKLNSLSGVGRKTASVVAGNAFGIPAIAVDTHVKRLSNLLGLVKSQNPDRIEEELKKLIPQKYWVRTSHWLATHGRKVCIARRPKCFECVIANFCPSFNPNAKK; encoded by the coding sequence ATGCCGGATAAAAAGGAAAGAGCATTGAAGATAGTTGAGCTATTAAAGCTCGAATATCCAACTCCCAAACCAGCGTTAGAATATAAAACTCCGTTCCAACTTCTAATTGCTACAATTCTTTCGGCTCAATGCACAGATGAAAGAGTGAACATTGTTACTAAAGAACTATTTAAAAAATACAAATCGCCTAAGGATTTTGTTAGCGCTGATATTGATCAACTTAAGAAAGATATTTTCTCTACGGGTTTTTATAATCAAAAAGCAAAGAGCATAGTTAACTGCTGCAATGAACTGATTGAAAAACATAATGGCGAAGTTCCTGCTGATTTTGAAAAACTTAATTCGCTTTCCGGTGTGGGAAGAAAAACTGCTTCCGTTGTTGCTGGCAACGCCTTTGGTATTCCCGCGATTGCTGTTGATACACACGTAAAAAGATTATCAAATTTGTTGGGATTAGTAAAATCTCAAAACCCTGATAGAATTGAGGAAGAACTGAAAAAACTAATTCCTCAAAAATATTGGGTGAGAACATCTCACTGGCTTGCAACGCATGGTAGAAAAGTTTGTATTGCAAGAAGACCCAAATGTTTTGAATGTGTTATCGCAAATTTTTGTCCATCATTTAATCCGAATGCAAAAAAATAG
- a CDS encoding (2Fe-2S) ferredoxin domain-containing protein, with product MKRFEKHIFVCENQRPADHPRGCCKDKNSAAIREKLKTRLKELGLNSQIRTNSSGCLDACEFGPSIVVYPEQIWYGGVSENDVEEIIQSHLINDVPVDRLKIQDKRFNRDAG from the coding sequence ATGAAAAGATTTGAAAAGCACATATTCGTTTGTGAAAATCAACGCCCGGCAGATCATCCTCGCGGATGCTGTAAAGACAAAAATTCTGCAGCTATAAGAGAGAAGCTTAAAACTAGACTTAAAGAACTAGGACTTAATTCTCAAATAAGAACTAATAGCTCAGGATGTTTAGACGCTTGCGAATTCGGTCCTTCTATAGTTGTTTATCCCGAGCAAATATGGTACGGTGGTGTGAGTGAAAATGATGTTGAAGAAATTATACAATCACATTTAATTAACGATGTACCGGTTGATAGGTTGAAGATTCAAGACAAAAGGTTTAATAGAGATGCCGGATAA
- a CDS encoding HAMP domain-containing sensor histidine kinase — protein sequence MADKINLTLTKKYLAVGVIGLLGIIITFTIINTNYQNENLREQHLKQAKSLLTILKVSTAEDIYASNIYQLRQTISFVKRDSAVVEILIIDTKNKVITNGERISEEEVFIIDDPLLDASINEKKISWEYRGSTLHLFVPVELPNIHLGSIKMVYSLQELRVAELSVLLNNLKFGSVIFIVGFLLVLFFVKKIVNPIKELTAGTLQVASGNYDLKIIVDTRDELEALSESFNKMVEEVKLSRDEMISAKENAEASDKLKTEFLAQMSHEIRTPINAIVNFTRLLKSEFEYKLYGEVKESFDIIEQSSNRLIRTIDLILNMAEIQTGNYKALFEEINLYKEIILPLKSEFEISAKEKNLELISEESEKDIIVRGDKYSITQLFSNLIDNAIKYTKEGTVKIVVGKNKTNVFVDVIDTGIGIADEFLPFIYEPFLQEDKGYSRKFEGTGLGLALVKKYCEINKAEIKIDTIKNKGTTFTIMFFRTVI from the coding sequence ATGGCAGACAAAATTAATCTTACATTAACAAAAAAGTATCTCGCGGTAGGCGTAATCGGCTTACTCGGGATTATTATCACTTTCACCATTATTAACACCAATTACCAAAATGAAAATTTACGTGAGCAGCATCTCAAACAAGCAAAAAGTTTGTTGACAATATTAAAGGTATCAACCGCAGAAGATATTTATGCATCCAATATATATCAACTCCGTCAAACTATTAGTTTTGTGAAAAGAGATAGTGCTGTTGTTGAGATTCTAATTATCGATACAAAGAATAAAGTTATAACCAATGGAGAAAGAATAAGCGAGGAAGAAGTTTTTATAATTGATGACCCACTTCTAGATGCTTCAATAAACGAGAAGAAGATAAGTTGGGAATATAGAGGAAGCACATTACATTTGTTCGTTCCGGTTGAGTTGCCAAACATACATTTGGGATCGATCAAAATGGTTTATTCTCTTCAAGAATTAAGAGTGGCGGAATTATCTGTACTGCTGAACAACTTAAAATTTGGCAGTGTCATATTTATTGTCGGATTTCTGCTGGTTTTGTTTTTCGTCAAGAAAATTGTTAATCCTATTAAGGAACTTACCGCCGGAACCCTTCAGGTTGCCTCAGGAAATTATGATCTTAAAATAATTGTTGATACACGAGATGAGCTCGAGGCACTTTCCGAATCTTTTAACAAAATGGTTGAGGAAGTAAAACTATCCCGTGATGAAATGATTTCTGCCAAGGAAAATGCCGAAGCGTCGGATAAACTTAAAACAGAGTTCCTGGCTCAGATGTCTCATGAAATTAGAACTCCTATTAATGCAATTGTAAATTTTACGCGACTACTGAAAAGCGAATTTGAATATAAATTATACGGAGAAGTTAAAGAATCATTCGATATAATTGAACAGAGTAGCAATAGACTCATTAGAACTATTGACCTGATCTTAAACATGGCAGAAATTCAGACCGGTAATTATAAAGCACTTTTTGAGGAAATCAATTTATATAAAGAAATTATCCTACCACTCAAATCAGAATTTGAAATTTCTGCTAAAGAAAAGAATCTTGAATTAATATCAGAAGAAAGTGAAAAAGATATAATTGTAAGAGGAGATAAATATAGTATAACTCAACTCTTCTCTAATCTTATTGACAATGCGATAAAATATACAAAAGAAGGGACAGTAAAAATTGTAGTCGGAAAAAACAAAACTAATGTTTTTGTCGATGTCATTGATACTGGTATCGGAATTGCAGATGAATTTCTACCGTTTATTTATGAACCATTTTTACAAGAAGATAAAGGTTATTCTAGAAAATTTGAAGGTACGGGACTTGGACTTGCGTTGGTAAAAAAATACTGCGAAATAAATAAAGCCGAAATAAAAATTGATACTATAAAAAACAAAGGTACAACATTTACTATAATGTTTTTTAGAACTGTTATTTGA
- a CDS encoding sialidase family protein, with translation MIKKIFLIILLFALFLYAQDEALPGTTPPGVIVSHSPIKSKKFIGSPSLVILPNGDFLASHDYFGPGISIAETFIYKSTDKGLTWRLISNIKNQFWSNLFYHNGSLYIMGTTKEYGYVVIRKSIDGGVTWTTPTDKKNGLILDDGEYHTAPVPMVIHNGRIWRSMEDRNPPTDWGKYFRAFVMSVPVDADLLDATSWESTNRLSYDQSWPGSAWLEGNVVITPQNYLWCILRNHTDEGNRAAIIKVGLTGKVVTFDPETGFINFPGGSVKFTVRFDELTKRYISLTNYIPQRFSQNNPERTRNTLALISSDNLVDWPVNKIILEDPSVSNVGFQYVDFQFDGDDIVFLSRTSYFEKDGLASSQHDANYLTFHRIENFRLLLAK, from the coding sequence TTGATAAAAAAAATCTTCCTTATAATTCTTCTTTTTGCTCTCTTCTTGTATGCTCAAGATGAAGCTTTGCCTGGAACGACACCCCCTGGTGTCATTGTTTCCCATTCACCGATAAAGAGCAAAAAATTCATTGGATCACCAAGTTTAGTGATTTTACCGAACGGAGATTTCTTAGCGTCTCATGACTATTTTGGGCCCGGAATTTCAATAGCCGAAACTTTTATTTACAAATCGACCGATAAAGGATTAACATGGCGATTGATATCTAACATTAAAAACCAATTTTGGTCGAACTTGTTTTATCATAATGGTAGTCTATACATTATGGGCACTACAAAAGAATATGGTTATGTTGTCATTCGGAAATCTATTGATGGTGGAGTTACATGGACAACTCCGACGGATAAAAAGAACGGTCTTATATTAGATGACGGTGAGTATCACACAGCTCCTGTTCCGATGGTAATTCACAACGGAAGAATTTGGAGATCTATGGAAGATCGAAATCCGCCAACCGATTGGGGAAAATACTTTAGAGCATTCGTAATGTCAGTCCCTGTTGATGCAGATCTTTTGGATGCTACAAGCTGGGAATCAACAAATAGATTGAGTTATGATCAATCTTGGCCAGGTTCTGCTTGGTTGGAAGGTAATGTAGTTATTACTCCGCAAAATTATCTGTGGTGCATTTTAAGAAATCATACAGATGAAGGGAACAGAGCTGCTATAATTAAAGTTGGTTTAACTGGGAAAGTTGTTACCTTTGATCCGGAAACCGGATTTATTAATTTCCCGGGAGGCAGTGTTAAGTTTACAGTCAGATTTGATGAGTTAACGAAAAGATATATTTCATTAACAAATTATATTCCTCAAAGATTTAGTCAAAATAATCCGGAAAGAACTAGGAATACATTAGCATTAATTTCATCTGATAATTTGGTTGATTGGCCAGTAAATAAAATTATCCTCGAAGACCCAAGTGTTTCGAATGTTGGATTTCAGTATGTGGATTTCCAATTTGATGGAGATGATATCGTATTTCTCTCTCGTACTTCGTATTTCGAAAAGGATGGTTTAGCTTCATCTCAACATGATGCGAACTACTTAACTTTTCATCGTATTGAGAATTTTAGATTATTATTAGCCAAGTAA
- the manA gene encoding mannose-6-phosphate isomerase, class I, translated as MIEKKAYKLINQIQYYDWGTKNENAFIPKLLDLEIERDKPYAELWIGAHPKAPSYLFINEQKISLIELIEKYPDQILGKQVTRKFNNKLPYLLKILSSSQALSIQAHPNKELAKKLHKKDPINYPDDNHKPEIAIAVDYLNAIVGFKPVDEFIKTCKNYNSLSSLLESCKSNKEGIIKEYYSIIINLSQTELVKIIDQLLNQIKNTKQKSDEELVFIEQFEKFGYDVGLISILLFNYVQLKSGEAIFTDAGIPHAYIKGNIIECMANSDNVVRAGLTPKFKDVDTLLDMMKFEGGKVTILSGQKNNGERNYSIPIDEFEISIIELEAGETKHFEDIGLVTGLLLEGNLQINCESGIDKFKKGESFIIPALIEKIELKSSIKSKLVFVTIPSSSTQ; from the coding sequence ATGATAGAAAAGAAAGCATACAAGTTAATAAACCAAATCCAGTATTATGATTGGGGTACAAAAAATGAGAATGCTTTCATCCCCAAATTGCTTGATCTAGAAATTGAAAGAGATAAGCCTTATGCGGAATTATGGATTGGTGCTCATCCGAAAGCACCATCTTATCTTTTTATTAATGAACAAAAAATTAGTCTGATTGAATTGATCGAAAAATATCCCGATCAAATTTTGGGTAAGCAAGTTACCAGAAAGTTCAACAACAAACTCCCATATTTACTGAAGATATTATCAAGTAGCCAAGCACTTTCAATTCAAGCGCATCCCAATAAAGAGTTAGCGAAAAAACTTCATAAAAAAGATCCAATTAATTACCCTGATGATAATCATAAACCCGAAATAGCAATTGCCGTTGATTACTTAAATGCCATAGTAGGTTTTAAGCCAGTTGATGAGTTTATAAAAACTTGCAAGAATTATAATTCACTTTCAAGTTTGCTTGAAAGTTGTAAATCGAATAAAGAAGGAATAATAAAAGAATATTATTCGATTATAATAAATTTATCACAAACTGAATTAGTAAAAATTATTGATCAGTTACTTAACCAAATTAAGAACACTAAACAGAAGTCAGATGAAGAATTAGTTTTCATTGAGCAATTCGAAAAGTTTGGATACGATGTCGGACTGATTTCTATTTTATTATTCAACTATGTCCAACTTAAAAGTGGAGAAGCTATTTTTACTGATGCCGGTATTCCCCACGCATATATTAAAGGAAATATTATTGAGTGTATGGCAAATTCCGACAACGTTGTTCGAGCCGGATTAACTCCTAAGTTTAAAGATGTGGATACACTATTGGATATGATGAAATTTGAAGGTGGTAAAGTTACTATACTTTCCGGACAAAAAAATAATGGAGAAAGAAACTATTCGATCCCTATAGACGAATTTGAAATCTCTATTATTGAGTTAGAAGCAGGAGAGACTAAGCATTTCGAAGATATTGGATTAGTAACCGGACTTTTATTGGAAGGCAACTTACAAATCAATTGTGAATCTGGAATTGATAAATTTAAAAAAGGTGAAAGTTTTATCATACCGGCACTCATTGAGAAAATTGAATTGAAATCCAGTATAAAGTCTAAACTAGTTTTTGTGACAATTCCGAGTTCTTCTACTCAATAA
- a CDS encoding NHL repeat-containing protein, which translates to MKEKLIIGAILLTSMVFSQQLVLDYQIGNFSKAESFSLAQNQFIYVTDSETNEIYKLDLTGNVLKSLGGYGWSESAFDSPVDIFASTLNVYVTDKNNDRVQFFDKDLNYISQFGSDRIDNYQYEFRYPTSAVISPLGDLFILDSDNSRILKFDLNGNFSLEVGNYDAGNFSLSNPIKFDISSDLRLFVLDEGEIKIFDQFGGGLTKIKIEEGAKNIQLSMNAATISYEKKILLLDPQKSLTHFEKYKLDEDSPIMDSFVFRNQLFVLTENYISVYKLPKE; encoded by the coding sequence ATGAAAGAAAAATTGATTATTGGAGCAATTTTATTAACAAGTATGGTTTTCAGTCAACAATTAGTATTGGATTACCAAATTGGAAATTTTTCTAAAGCAGAATCATTTTCTTTAGCACAGAATCAATTTATTTATGTAACGGATTCTGAGACAAATGAAATCTACAAACTTGATCTTACCGGTAATGTGCTTAAGTCGTTAGGCGGATACGGATGGAGTGAATCAGCATTTGATTCGCCCGTTGATATTTTCGCTTCTACTTTAAATGTCTATGTGACAGACAAAAATAATGATCGCGTTCAATTTTTTGATAAAGATCTGAATTACATTTCTCAATTTGGTTCAGACAGAATCGATAATTATCAATATGAATTCAGGTACCCGACAAGTGCGGTAATTTCTCCTTTAGGAGATTTGTTTATTCTAGATTCGGATAATTCCAGAATTCTGAAATTTGATTTGAACGGAAATTTTTCTCTGGAAGTTGGAAATTATGATGCCGGGAATTTTTCTTTAAGTAATCCAATTAAATTTGATATCTCTTCCGATCTTCGACTATTTGTGCTTGATGAAGGTGAAATTAAAATATTCGATCAATTTGGCGGAGGTTTGACCAAAATTAAAATTGAAGAGGGAGCTAAAAATATTCAGCTTTCAATGAATGCGGCAACAATTAGTTATGAAAAGAAAATTCTGCTTCTTGATCCTCAAAAGAGTCTAACCCATTTTGAGAAATATAAATTGGATGAAGATTCTCCCATTATGGATAGTTTTGTTTTTCGGAATCAATTGTTTGTGTTAACGGAGAATTATATATCGGTCTATAAATTACCTAAAGAATAA
- a CDS encoding DUF2085 domain-containing protein: MRTVYKVLLTVIALLWLTGSLLPLFPFTQNIFIEYVPFLYILYSPVCHQNVDKLICVDISCSLLCARCVGIYLGVFITSFALLFIEPKNVIPIKYLFILSIPLLLDVIFISLGVYSYLKLIALLTGFIFGSAAFYYFYNGIEIFLYEKRINK, encoded by the coding sequence TTGAGAACTGTTTACAAAGTTTTATTAACTGTGATTGCACTCCTTTGGTTAACAGGAAGTTTATTACCTTTATTTCCTTTCACACAAAATATTTTTATTGAGTATGTACCATTCCTTTATATCTTATATTCGCCTGTTTGTCATCAGAATGTTGATAAGTTAATTTGTGTAGATATTTCATGCTCGTTACTTTGCGCAAGGTGTGTTGGTATTTATTTAGGTGTATTTATTACATCGTTCGCATTACTATTTATTGAACCGAAGAATGTAATTCCAATTAAATATTTGTTTATACTCTCAATTCCTCTATTACTTGATGTTATTTTTATTTCCTTAGGTGTTTATAGCTATTTAAAATTAATTGCATTATTAACCGGATTTATTTTCGGATCGGCTGCATTTTATTATTTTTACAATGGAATTGAAATATTTTTGTACGAGAAAAGGATAAATAAATGA
- a CDS encoding energy transducer TonB produces MKYNNSKNSSYVFSFGLHAFLLLIFFFVNFNVEFNTEDYVTIGFGAIGRTGSSGAIGKEVTEKKNVAEVEKQKQQSEVENKKVELPQVVNTDDENKIIAADKKKETVEAPPQKVEPIKETESDKKGKEFDGSGEGTFGFDIDFGGKGQRKIYSYSLPAYPEGVSKEIDVKLRFTILPDGTVGRIIPLIKADGRLESAAINSLRQWRFEPLSSNQKQLEQTAVITFPYRLQ; encoded by the coding sequence ATGAAGTACAACAATTCTAAAAATAGCTCATATGTGTTTTCGTTCGGATTGCATGCATTCCTTTTATTGATTTTTTTCTTTGTTAATTTTAATGTCGAATTCAATACCGAAGATTATGTGACAATTGGTTTTGGTGCAATTGGAAGAACAGGTTCTTCAGGTGCAATCGGTAAAGAAGTAACCGAGAAAAAAAATGTTGCAGAAGTTGAAAAGCAAAAGCAACAATCGGAAGTAGAAAATAAAAAAGTCGAACTTCCTCAAGTTGTGAACACCGATGATGAAAATAAAATTATTGCAGCCGATAAGAAAAAAGAAACCGTAGAAGCTCCGCCACAAAAAGTTGAACCAATTAAAGAAACTGAATCTGATAAAAAAGGCAAGGAGTTTGATGGTTCCGGTGAGGGAACCTTCGGGTTTGATATTGATTTCGGAGGAAAAGGACAAAGAAAAATTTACAGCTATTCACTTCCGGCATACCCGGAGGGTGTTTCTAAAGAAATTGATGTGAAACTGAGATTCACAATTTTACCAGACGGTACAGTCGGTAGAATTATTCCCTTGATTAAAGCGGATGGTAGATTAGAATCTGCGGCAATAAATTCATTACGGCAGTGGAGATTCGAACCGTTATCCTCAAATCAAAAACAATTGGAACAAACTGCTGTGATCACCTTTCCTTACCGGCTTCAGTAA
- a CDS encoding biopolymer transporter ExbD encodes MKFQMANKPLSIFNFSSLTDIVLLLLIFFLLTSQFVVQTGVKVQLPGSKFNEQSTPSRLIVTITSSEKFYFGQDETTIQELPGKLTQALDKAPEKNLIIRADKNVQIDYVIQVIDAAKGVGIDKFTIETEKEII; translated from the coding sequence ATGAAATTTCAAATGGCAAATAAACCTTTATCCATATTCAATTTTTCATCTCTGACGGATATTGTTCTTCTACTTTTAATTTTCTTCTTGCTCACTTCTCAGTTTGTTGTACAGACGGGAGTTAAAGTGCAATTACCAGGTTCAAAATTTAATGAACAATCTACTCCCTCAAGATTGATTGTCACTATAACATCAAGCGAGAAGTTTTATTTCGGACAGGATGAAACAACAATTCAAGAATTACCGGGTAAACTTACTCAAGCTTTGGATAAAGCACCCGAGAAAAATTTAATCATTCGTGCCGATAAAAATGTTCAGATTGACTATGTTATACAAGTCATTGATGCGGCGAAAGGTGTCGGTATTGACAAGTTTACAATTGAGACCGAAAAAGAAATTATATAA
- a CDS encoding MotA/TolQ/ExbB proton channel family protein, with amino-acid sequence MNLLSVLFKGGWLMLPIFIASIIAVAIIIDRYIVLRKSRLNAPAFLVKIRSLLKRNDINGAVKYCMEEKSPAANIIRKGLKKHNLGHERVTEAIDNAGKQEINKLEKGLSVLATISGVAPLLGFLGTVTGMISAFMNIESLQGAANPSDLAGGIWEALLTTAFGLAVGIIAFTAYNYLVAAINKLVLDMEVISNDVIDILEEVRTGTSIKDDNDIIELDR; translated from the coding sequence ATGAATTTACTTTCTGTTTTATTTAAAGGCGGATGGTTGATGCTGCCGATTTTTATTGCATCCATAATAGCAGTTGCAATCATAATTGACAGATATATTGTTCTCAGAAAATCCCGTTTAAATGCACCGGCTTTTTTAGTCAAAATTAGGAGTTTGCTAAAAAGAAATGATATAAATGGTGCTGTAAAATATTGTATGGAAGAAAAATCTCCTGCTGCTAATATTATTCGGAAAGGTTTAAAGAAACATAATTTGGGGCACGAACGTGTAACCGAAGCAATCGATAATGCTGGTAAACAAGAAATTAATAAGTTGGAAAAAGGACTATCAGTTTTAGCAACAATTTCCGGTGTTGCTCCATTGCTTGGTTTTCTTGGAACCGTAACCGGTATGATTTCTGCGTTCATGAATATTGAAAGCCTTCAAGGCGCGGCAAATCCATCCGATTTAGCCGGCGGTATTTGGGAAGCATTATTAACAACGGCATTCGGTCTTGCTGTCGGTATTATAGCATTTACTGCATATAATTATTTGGTCGCAGCTATAAATAAACTTGTTCTTGATATGGAAGTAATTTCAAACGACGTTATTGATATTTTAGAAGAAGTGAGAACTGGTACATCAATAAAAGATGATAATGATATTATAGAGTTGGATAGGTAG
- a CDS encoding SPOR domain-containing protein translates to MNKEELQKACSNLIGVSSSEKELAFEVLQQKILEVIHKDGEAIRIDELGVFQYKENPETKTAELIFSQISNKPNSKTLFIRLPVKKTDYSETSLEDVFSLSVGKPVVPINSSYQSGSDSETSFIFIRKKIEERVSEILQQSEILNDFNLWDDYLKTTSDKKESKSTEESSESVLNELTQPDEEPESKSDDESLLEAFVSESELYSFPTDSAEQETEIDELFDDLETFKNLEAQESISTQEIFDETISEVGISDDEVDQDIQSEGNQSSFSDDDASEIKLNKDDVFDLDRAIFSESDDSKKFDWNWGDELKKDIPDFEETNSEPAEIKSKKVTTKEVEPISKSTQESSEIDNDPFGTLEQTLQLDPEFKKLTGELTDDIDYGKMRDDEYRITNLSKPRPVPPTKVKTRFTRLTSPLEEYNSPQEETLSKKTTEKTKVSTKSYRSFRDRNSTANMFVIGGIVVILAAIIYFAFSMGDAPTKEVLTPTQNNIINSERETDVVTSEPRQTVTSQEEKPVQPTDQQRTAAARDNTSQVEEIRISNLIFRRGNEYNVQVSSWRSPIKAEEEMKRLKARGYNAFIVQAYLPSKSGTWHRVRIGGFKSESEARNFLNNTQL, encoded by the coding sequence ATGAATAAAGAAGAATTACAAAAAGCTTGTTCGAATTTGATCGGAGTATCTTCGAGTGAGAAAGAACTTGCCTTTGAAGTCTTACAACAAAAAATTTTAGAAGTAATACATAAAGACGGCGAAGCAATTCGCATTGATGAATTAGGAGTTTTCCAATATAAAGAGAATCCGGAAACTAAAACTGCCGAGTTAATCTTTTCTCAAATTTCAAATAAACCAAATTCAAAGACATTATTTATCCGATTACCTGTAAAAAAAACAGATTATTCTGAAACTTCCTTGGAAGATGTTTTCAGTTTGAGTGTTGGTAAACCGGTTGTACCAATTAATTCTTCATATCAATCCGGAAGTGATTCGGAAACTTCATTTATTTTTATCCGGAAGAAAATTGAGGAAAGAGTTTCTGAAATTCTTCAACAAAGTGAGATACTCAATGATTTTAATCTATGGGATGATTACCTAAAAACAACAAGTGATAAAAAGGAGTCAAAATCGACAGAAGAAAGTAGTGAATCTGTTCTCAATGAATTAACACAACCGGATGAAGAACCTGAATCAAAGAGTGATGATGAATCATTGCTTGAAGCTTTTGTCAGTGAATCAGAACTTTATTCTTTCCCAACAGATTCTGCTGAACAAGAAACCGAAATAGATGAATTATTTGACGATTTAGAAACATTTAAAAATCTTGAAGCTCAAGAAAGTATATCCACACAAGAGATATTCGATGAAACTATTTCTGAAGTTGGAATTAGTGATGACGAAGTTGATCAAGATATTCAATCTGAAGGTAATCAATCATCATTTAGTGATGATGACGCATCCGAAATTAAATTGAATAAAGATGATGTGTTTGACTTAGATAGAGCAATTTTCAGTGAATCGGATGATTCGAAAAAATTTGATTGGAACTGGGGTGATGAACTAAAAAAGGATATTCCCGATTTTGAGGAGACGAATTCTGAACCTGCAGAAATAAAAAGTAAAAAAGTTACAACTAAAGAAGTAGAACCGATTAGTAAATCGACTCAAGAATCGAGTGAAATTGATAACGATCCATTCGGAACATTAGAACAAACTCTCCAGCTTGATCCGGAATTCAAGAAATTAACCGGTGAACTTACTGACGATATTGATTATGGGAAAATGAGAGATGATGAATATAGAATTACAAATTTAAGTAAACCACGCCCGGTTCCTCCAACTAAAGTCAAGACAAGATTTACTAGACTAACTAGTCCGCTCGAAGAATACAATTCTCCCCAAGAGGAAACTCTTTCTAAAAAGACGACAGAAAAAACAAAAGTTTCCACTAAAAGTTATAGAAGTTTTCGGGATCGAAATTCAACTGCAAATATGTTTGTCATCGGAGGTATTGTAGTCATATTAGCTGCAATTATTTATTTTGCCTTTTCAATGGGTGATGCACCGACTAAGGAAGTTTTGACCCCAACACAAAACAATATAATAAATTCTGAAAGAGAGACTGATGTTGTAACAAGTGAACCAAGGCAAACAGTCACTTCGCAGGAGGAAAAACCTGTTCAACCAACTGATCAACAGAGAACAGCAGCAGCAAGAGATAATACATCGCAGGTTGAAGAAATAAGAATTTCGAACTTAATATTTAGAAGAGGAAATGAATATAACGTACAAGTTTCATCATGGCGAAGTCCGATAAAAGCGGAAGAAGAGATGAAACGATTGAAAGCCCGGGGGTATAATGCATTCATTGTTCAAGCATATTTGCCCAGCAAAAGCGGAACCTGGCACAGAGTAAGAATCGGTGGATTTAAATCCGAGTCGGAAGCCAGGAACTTTCTTAACAATACCCAACTATAA